Proteins encoded by one window of Cannabis sativa cultivar Pink pepper isolate KNU-18-1 chromosome 4, ASM2916894v1, whole genome shotgun sequence:
- the LOC115715063 gene encoding uncharacterized protein LOC115715063 isoform X2 produces the protein MPKNMASRRELLDRWRSIEEEEEDDDDGRNNDPSKCRSLHQSKEQWRATDVEPLQPLIKKFISFLEAEALPSATKTSRPRAELDRVSIWLGIKSLLGFLEPPAFEEGILERYPIFLDIVLNHISGDSVDFSHAVTCLRLLFEILGCKLWLRSTLSPSVMRNTLLGQCFHSRNEKSHKDIFDLFQPFLQSLEALQDGEHEKQRRHFLYFLLHQVPASSNFSVLTRQKARQISLFIVHRGYAMNPPCPPFECAHMWGPPLVSSLKDSSLHNSLRQPAIDLIQTILVSDAAVLISSLLSSCPPPSPGRGFSNELNDDEDDNIRLLFSEDVEEKYDSSWSDFSKQSKIVSLDFGEWMCIPMLWIDVLADINPLVLPPSFWKAVFWARSRFSMVESELNSELAVPVRTWLLSSEISTTFGWKLPTGSDDGGDVKEQKNSIKVSTMSLSLIRAFIRLTEHFLVQVGHGELRKQWTWEPRMGESLILTLLDSNDAVRQFGKYILEHVSDTKGLACGLKFLCSSGSSLSAVFLGLRHAVKLVQVDAVILKFQMLQHFLFVLRKLLDQGELLNIDMPDKSSDCMSKTKFSTHGGFLRQPVFNSFPASVDEKLIEKDKRLQEKFCCLLSEMAWPCIKRCLIEGKASIGYSICQMTCVRLLEILPVVFERLWPSLIEQSGSCGILKSAVDFSWLHDLVDWGKSSLKVVVVYWKRAVASLLKLLKGSCHNGIALTIKTIEELISCESVSMDELTEQVSRLSVSLSKEASNSIKKSYSSERLFLRMKEPTVDVQPWPIKDTELQLVDSSTINDKKDRYDLIVLSDDEKEDSPSEFMLSDTSTGQCKLDYKTVTSHVHETTSNVGLISDRVCGNDTSKDMLKDSQRADVTDGSASKINSSQLTGKLASVAIPKLGVDNKQKERISTCNIDNSLESHGRVNLKKSSDGAVSFNKSNKACESAKTNDTILQKIVCDTEDDPLESALDSVKRQPSSLAKPNIFVPKRQLIHLSTPNKNNSGHLQRLEARARRFKPPRLDEWYKPILEIDYFATIGLTSASEDSRCTFGKLKEVPVCFQSPEEYISIFRPLVLEEFKAQLQSSFQEIPSWEEMCFGVLSVLAVERVDDFHLVRFAHDNDDPTSSKSFSENDLVLFTKEHPQKSSHDFHMVGKVERRERDYKRRLTILLIRFYMQNGTSRLNQARRNLLERSKWHASRIMSITPQLREFQALSSIKEIPLLPTILKPINDDGPGSNEISKVDLSKLSQPLQLMLKSSFNDSQLHAISVAIGPRNSRKNVELSLIQGPPGTGKTRTILAIASGLLASPSEKSDQADNFLAGSVRKSSSLSTKISQTAAVARAWQDAALAKQLNEDMQRNSKSSDAYVRRRVLICAQSNAAVDELVSRISSQGLYRSDGKMYKPYLVRVGNLKTVHPNSLPFFIDTLVDHRLADEKIKLNDAKNNENVSSSITLRSNLEKIVDRIRFYEAKRANLSDENIDLKKSLEDDSHKKDDLKVMSDAEVQRKLRKLYEQKKQIYKDLSIAQAQEKKTNEELKGLKYKLRKSILREAEIVVTTLSGCGGDLYAVCSESISGPKFGSPSEHTLFDAVVIDEAAQALEPATLIPLQLLKSNGVKCIMVGDPKQLPATVLSNVASKFLFECSMFERLQKAGHPVVMLTKQYRMHPEICWFPSLHFYERKLLNGEMSSKLAPFHETEALGPYVFYDIVDGRELRGKNSGALSLYNEHEANAATEVVKFFKNRYASEYFAGRIGIITPYKCQLSFLRSRFSNVFGSSIIDEIEFNTVDGFQGREVDILILSTVRAAETNSTGPGINSSNIGFVADVRRMNVALTRAKFSLWIIGNARTLKTNKNWAALIKDASKRNLVRTVKVPYRNMFKGPLQKNSASESYDNPLTELKYNEADNAGQHVKKSKSSKREGKMRTDDIYKGAKSRDNGRGKDFSATRDEMGINKRSGREGLNASVKDSSSLAAICNNKSSEDKKFTTTGEHVANDEFKGKERSEKKFRLENSHKGKRKTKLEDSRENVDHPEQDGGDKVLKAQVPKRHKTFSGGDASRGNQEGSIPSAAISHKERDLNDRGRDSNQAGPSDLIAKRKKQREAVDAILYSALIPSKKSETSAKPLPSKRHSSSSSTPSVGIKPSKNRKD, from the exons ATGCCCAAAAATATGGCATCCAGAAGAGAACTACTGGACCGATGGAGAAGtattgaggaggaagaagaagacgatGACGATGGTCGTAATAATGATCCCTCTAAATGCCGTTCTCTTCACCAGAGCAAAGAACAATG GAGAGCAACAGACGTGGAACCTTTACAGCCTTTGATCAAGAAATTTATCAGCTTTCTAGAGGCAGAAGCTTTGCCATCTGCCACGAAGACTTCAAGACCAAGAGCAGAGCTGGATCGTGTATCCATTTGGCTTGGCATCAAATCACT GCTTGGATTCCTAGAACCTCCAGCTTTTGAAGAAGGCATATTAGAGCGCTATCCTATTTTTCTTGATATCGTACTTAACCATATTAGTGGTGATTCAGTAGATTTCTCTCATGCAGTTACATGCTTGAGGCTACTCTTTGAAATTCTTG GTTGTAAACTTTGGCTGAGGTCTACATTGTCTCCAAGTGTGATGCGCAATACTCTTTTGGGTCAGTGTTTTCATTCAAGAAATGAGAAAAGCCATAAGGACATTTTTGATCTTTTTCAGCCTTTTCTGCAG TCTCTTGAGGCTTTGCAAGATGGGGAACACGAGAAGCAGCGTAGGcattttctctattttctccTTCATCAGGTGCCTGCGAGCAGTAACTTCAGTGTCTTGACAAGGCAAAAGGCTCGCCAG ATATCCCTTTTTATTGTGCACCGAGGTTATGCGATGAACCCGCCTTGCCCCCCTTTTGAATGTGCACATATGTG GGGCCCTCCTCTAGTTTCATCTCTGAAGGATTCTTCACTTCACAATTCTCTTAGACAACCTGCCATAGATCTCATACAAACTATTCTTGTATCTGATGCTGCTGTCCTAATAAGTTCATTACTAAGTTCCTGCCCGCCACCAAGCCCTGGGAGAGGTTTCTCTAATGAATTGAATGATGATGAGGACGACAATATTAGACTCTTATTTTCCGAGGATGTTGAGGAGAAGTATGATAGTTCTTGGAGTGACTTCAGCAAACAGAGCAAAATTGTATCTCTGGATTTTGGAGAATGGATGTGCATTCCAATGTTATGGATTGATGTCCTTGCTGATATCAATCCCTTGGTTCTTCCCCCATCATTTTGGAAGGCTGTTTTTTGGGCTCGGTCTCGTTTCTCTATGGTAGAGTCTGAATTAAATTCAGAGTTGGCAGTTCCAGTTAGAACATGGCTTTTGTCCTCTGAAATTTCTACAACATTTGGGTGGAAGCTTCCTACTGGTTCTGATGATGGCGGGGATGTGAAAGAACAGAAAAACTCAATTAAAGTGTCAACAATGTCACTTTCCCTAATTCGAGCATTCATCAG GTTAACAGAACATTTCTTAGTTCAGGTGGGGCACGGTGAACTTCGGAAGCAGTGGACTTGGGAACCAAGGATGGGCGAAAGCTTGATCCTTACCCTTTTGGATTCTAATGAT GCTGTGAGGCAGTTTGGAAAGTACATCTTGGAACATGTTTCTGACACAAAGGGTCTTGCTTGCGGCCTCAAGTTTCTGTGTTCTTCTGGGTCTTCATTATCTGCTGTTTTCTTAGGTTTGAGACATGCTGTGAAAttg GTCCAAGTGGATGCTGTCATACTAAAGTTTCAGATGTTACAACACTTCTTATTTGTTCTTCGCAAATTACTAGATCAAGGCGAATTACTTAATATAGATATGCCAGACAAATCATCTGACTGCATGAGTAAGACAAAATTTTCGACTCACGGTGGATTTCTCAGGCAGCCAGTGTTCAATTCCTTTCCAGCAAGTGTGGATGAAAAATTGATTGAAAAGGACAAAAGGTTACAAGAAAAATTTTGTTGCTTACTATCGGAAATGGCCTGGCCATGTATTAAGAGGTGCTTGATTGAAGGGAAGGCATCTATCGGTTACAGTATTTGTCAG ATGACTTGTGTTCGCTTACTTGAAATCCTCCCTGTTGTCTTTGAAAGGCTTTGGCCTTCACTCATAGAGCAGTCTGGCTCCTGTGGAATATTGAAAAGTGCAGTTGACTTCTCTTGGCTTCATGATCTTGTGGATTGGGGAAAGTCATCACTTAAAGTTGTAGTTGTATACTGGAAACGAGCAGTTGCTTCCTTGCTGAAGTTGCTGAAGGGTTCATGTCATAATGGTATTGCATTGACAATCAAGACCATTGAAGAACTCATATCATGTG AAAGTGTTTCCATGGATGAGTTAACTGAGCAAGTATCCCGCCTCTCAGTTTCTTTATCTAAGGAGGCTTCCAATAGTATTAAAAAGAGCTACAGTTCTGAAAGATTATTTCTAAGGATGAAAGAGCCTACTGTAGATGTCCAACCTTGGCCAATCAAGGATACAGAGCTTCAACTCGTAGACTCATCTACAATAAATGATAAAAAGGACAGATATGATTTGATTGTTCtttctgatgatgaaaaagAAGATTCACCGAGTGAGTTCATGTTATCTGATACTAGTACAGGTCAGTGCAAGTTGGACTACAAAACAGTAACTAGTCATGTTCATGAAACCACTTCAAATGTTGGCCTAATTAGTGACAGAGTTTGTGGCAATGACACTTCAAAGGATATGTTGAAGGATAGCCAGCGTGCAGATGTTACCGATGGTTCGGCATCTAAGATAAACTCTAGTCAACTCACGGGGAAGCTAGCATCTGTTGCCATCCCAAAATTAGGTGTAGATAATAAGCAGAAAGAGAGAATCTCGACATGTAATATAGACAATTCTTTAGAATCTCACGGAAGAGTTAATTTGAAGAAGTCATCAGATGGTGCTGTCAGCTTCAACAAGTCAAATAAAGCTTGTGAGAGTGCAAAGACTAACGAtactatattacaaaaaatagtatGTGATACAGAAGATGATCCACTGGAATCTGCTCTAGATTCTGTGAAACGTCAGCCATCATCATTGGCAAAACCAAACATTTTTGTTCCAAAAAGGCAACTTATACATCTTAGTACTCCTAATAAAAACAATTCAGGTCATCTTCAGAGGTTGGAGGCTCGAGCAAGAAGATTTAAGCCACCAAGACTTGATGAATGGTATAAGCCTATACTAGAGATAGATTATTTTGCAACAATAGGATTAACATCAGCAAGTGAAGACAGTCGATGCACATTTGGAAAGTTGAAGGAAGTTCCTGTTTGTTTTCAATCACCTGAAGAGTATATCAGCATTTTTCGGCCATTGGTTTTGGAGGAGTTCAAAGCGCAGTTACAAAGCTCTTTTCAAGAAATTCCTTCATGGGAGGAGATGTGCTTCGGTGTTTTATCAGTGCTTGCAGTTGAAAGAGTTGATGATTTTCATCTTGTTCGCTTTGCGCATGATAACGATGACCCTACATCATCAAAAAGCTTCTCAGAAAATGACCTTGTTTTGTTTACAAAAGAGCATCCGCAAAAATCATCTCATGATTTTCATATGGTTGGAAAG GTGGAGAGGCGCGAGAGAGACTATAAAAGAAGGTTAACTATCTTGCTTATCAGATTCTATATGCAAAATGGTACTTCACGTTTAAATCAAGCTAGAAGGAATCTCCTTGAACGCAGTAAATGGCATGCGAGTCGCATTATGAGCATTACTCCTCAGCTTCGAGAATTTCAGGCATTATCTTCAATAAAGGAGATCCCCTTGCTTCCAACTATCTTGAAACCTATAAATGATGATGGTCCTGGCTCTAATGAGATTTCAAAAGTTGATCTGAGTAAGCTATCTCAACCACTGCAGCTAATGTTGAAGTCGTCCTTTAATGATAGTCAGCTTCATGCTATCAGTGTTGCAATTGGACCACGCAATTCAAGGAAAAATGTAGAATTATCATTAATCCAGGGTCCTCCAG gtaCTGGTAAGACTCGAACTATTTTGGCTATTGCCAGTGGTTTGCTTGCATCGCCCTCAGAAAAGTCAGATCAAGCAGATAATTTTCTTGCTGGTAGTGTGAGAAAAAGTAGTTCTTTATCAACTAAGATTAGTCAGACTGCTGCTGTTGCAAGGGCTTGGCAGGATGCTGCCTTGGCTAAGCAATTAAACGAGGACATGCAAAGGAATTCAAAATCTAGCGATGCTTATGTCAGACGAAGGGTGCTTATTTGTGCTCAGTCTAATGCTGCAGTTGATGAGTTGGTGTCGAGAATATCTAGTCAAGGCCTTTATCGCAGTGATGGGAAGATGTATAAGCCGTATCTTGTAAGGGTTGGAAATTTGAAAACAGTTCATCCAAATTCTTTACCATTCTTTATTGATACACTAGTGGATCATCGTCTAGCAGATGAGAAGATTAAGTTGAATGACGCAAAGAATAATGAGAATGTCTCTTCTTCAATAACACTGCGGtctaatttagagaaaatagtTGATCGTATACGATTTTACGAAGCCAAGCGTGCTAACttaagtgatgaaaatattgACCTCAAGAAGTCTTTGGAAGATGACAGTCACAAGAAAGATGATCTGAAGGTAATGTCTGATGCAGAGGTACAGAGGAAGCTAAGAAAACTCTATGAGCAAAAGAAGCAAATCTATAAAGATCTTAGCATTGCTCAGGCGCAGgaaaagaaaactaatgaaGAACTTAAGGGACTTAAATATAAACTTCGGAAATCTATTCTAAGAGAAGCTGAAATAGTGGTGACTACATTAAGCGGCTGTGGTGGAGATCTATATGCAGTATGTTCTGAATCAATATCAGGTCCTAAGTTTGGCAGTCCATCTGAACACACTCTTTTTGATGCTGTTGTGATTGACGAAGCTGCTCAA GCTCTGGAACCTGCAACACTGATACCTCTTCAGCTGTTAAAGTCAAATGGGGTCAAATGTATCATG GTTGGCGATCCCAAGCAGCTTCCTGCAACGGTCCTTTCAAATGTTGCAAGTAAATTTCTCTTTGAATGTAGCATGTTTGAACGTTTGCAAAAGGCTGGTCACCCGGTTGTTATGCTGACCAAACAG TATAGAATGCACCCAGAGATCTGCTGGTTTCCTTCTTTGCATTTTTATGAGAGGAAATTGCTGAACGGCGAAATGTCTAGCAAACTAGCACCATTTCATGAGACCGAGGCCCTTGGGCCTTATGTTTTTTATGATATTGTTGATGGTCGAGAGCTTCGTGGTAAGAATTCTGGGGCTTTGTCCCTTTATAACGAGCACGAGGCCAATGCTGCAACTGAAGTTGTTAAGTTTTTCAAGAATAG GTATGCATCTGAATATTTTGCTGGAAGAATTGGGATTATCACTCCATACAAGTGTCAACTGTCATTCTTGCGTTCTCGGTTTTCAAATGTTTTTGGATCTTCTATCATAGATGAGATAGAATTTAATACTGTTGATGGTTTCCAAGGACGGGAGGTTGACATACTAATACTTTCCACCGTAAGAGCAGCTGAGACAAACTCTACTGGGCCTGGGATTAACTCAAGCAATATTGGATTTGTTGCTGATGTAAGACGCATGAATGTTGCTTTGACAAGAGCCAAATTTTCACTTTGGATTATTGGTAATGCAAGGACATTGAAGACAAACAAAAACTGGGCCGCTCTCATCAAGGATGCCAGTAAGAGAAATCTAGTCAGAACAGTTAAAGTCCCCTATCGGAATATGTTTAAAGGACCTCTACAAAAAAATAGTGCTTCAGAGAGCTATGATAACCCTTTGACAGAGCTAAAATATAATGAGGCTGATAATGCTGGACAGCATGTGAAAAAAAGTAAGAGTTCAAAGAGAGAGGGTAAAATGAGAACTGATGATATATACAAGGGAGCTAAGAGCAGAGATAATGGGCGCGGAAAAGATTTTTCAGCTACTCGAGATGAAATGGGAATAAATAAAAGGAGTGGTAGAGAGGGACTTAATGCATCGGTGAAGGATTCATCCTCTCTAGCTGCAATTTGTAACAACAAATCTTCCGAGGATAAGAAGTTCACAACAACAGGGGAGCATGTTGCAAATGACGAGTTTAAAGGAAAAGAGAGAAGTGAAAAGAAATTTAGATTAGAGAACTCTCACAAGGGAAAGAGAAAAACTAAACTAGAAGATTCAAGGGAAAATGTGGACCACCCTGAACAAGATGGCGGAGATAAAGTTTTGAAAGCGCAAGTGCCTAAAAGACACAAAACATTTTCTGGTGGTGATGCAAGCCGGGGGAATCAGGAAGGTTCAATTCCCTCTGCTGCAATCAGCCACAAGGAGAGGGATTTAAATGATAGAGGAAGAGATTCAAATCAAGCCGGCCCTTCAGATCTAAttgcaaaaaggaaaaagcAGCGTGAAGCTGTTGATGCTATTCTTTACTCAGCTCTTATTCCTTCAAAAAAGTCTGAGACTTCAGCCAAACCACTTCCATCTAAAAGACATTCCTCCTCGTCATCAACACCGAGTGTTGGGATCAAACCATCCAAGAACAGAAAAGATTAA